The following coding sequences lie in one Apium graveolens cultivar Ventura chromosome 1, ASM990537v1, whole genome shotgun sequence genomic window:
- the LOC141709549 gene encoding homeobox-leucine zipper protein ROC8-like: protein MVAVFLFQFRAFIAPNNDKHDISSTYVWFLENLAFRECPHPDEKMRMELSKELGLSSRQIKFWFQNKRTQLKAKHEKSDNNVLRAENDKIPNENIAIMEALKNVMCPSCRGPDQFGGDTYLKEQKLREENGQLREQLKRYENIVANYKPLMVDVSRNAMDELIKLVQSDSPFWIRSSADGRQVLNLECYESIFPGVAKSPNVRIESSKDSSVVIIDSLELVDMFMDANKWMEFFPNIVSRATTLEVVSSGLTGSRSGLLQLMYVRKLACTFH from the exons ATGGTAGCGGTTTTTCTCTTCCAGTTTCGTGCTTTCATTGCCCCAAATAATGATAAGCACGATATTTCATCAACTTATGTCTGGTTCCTAGAGAATCT GGCGTTTCGGGAATGTCCCCATCCAGACGAGAAAATGAGGATGGAGCTAAGTAAAGAGTTGGGATTGTCTTCTCGCCAAATTAAATTTTGGTTTCAAAACAAAAGGACACAATTAAAG GCAAAACATGAAAAATCTGACAACAATGTTCTTCGTGCCGAAAATGATAAGATCCCAAATGAAAATATCGCCATCATGGAGGCGCTTAAGAATGTTATGTGCCCATCTTGTAGAGGTCCGGATCAGTTTGGTGGAGATACTTACTTGAAAGAACAAAAGTTGCGGGAAGAGAACGGTCAGTTAAGAGAACAG CTTAAAAGATATGAGAACATAGTTGCCAATTACAAGCCGCTAATGGTGGATGTTTCTCGTAATGCTATGGATGAACTGATCAAGCTTGTACAAAGTGATTCACCTTTCTGGATAAGATCATCAGCTGATGGGCGCCAAGTTTTAAATCTTGaatgttatgagagcatttttcCCGGAGTTGCTAAAAGTCCTAATGTTCGCATTGAATCATCAAAAGATTCAAGTGTTGTGATCATCGATAGTTTGGAATTAGTTGATATGTTCATGGATGCG AACAAGTGGATGGAATTTTTTCCTAATATTGTTTCGAGGGCAACAACACTTGAAGTTGTATCATCCGGATTGACGGGCAGTCGGAGTGGCTTGTTACAACtg ATGTATGTAAGAAAACTTGCCTGTACATTTCATTAA